The Hymenobacter sp. DG25A nucleotide sequence GGCCATTGGTAGTCTGCACCCCAGCCTGGAGCGCCCCCTGAGCGGTGCCGGCGTGAAAGCCGGTCAGGCAGTAGTAGCACTTCGCTCGCCCAGCTTCCGTTCCAACGGCTTTTCCCTGGCCCGCCGCACCCTGCAAAACCTGTTCGGTGACAACTGGCACTCAGCTCCCTATGATGGGCTGGATGCTACGCCGCACGGTAGCGCCGGCCACACCTGGGGCGAGGTGCTGCTGGCGCCTTCGCTCATCTACTCGCCCGGCGTGGCGCGGGTGCTGGACGCGGGCCTGCCGCTCTACGCCGCCGCACACATCACCGGCGGCGGCATTGCCGATAACTTCAAGCGCGTGCTGAAAAACGGCGTGGGCGCCGAGCTGACGAACATTTTCGAGCCCCTGCCCGCCATGCAGAAGCTCACCGAGCTGGCCGGCATCACCCCTGCCGATGCCTATCTGTACTGGAATATGGGCAACGGCATGCTATTGGTAACCGATGAAGCCCAGGCTGAAACCATAGCCGCCCAGCTCCGTGCCGATGGCTACGACGCCCAAGTAGCCGGGCGCATCACCGCTGAGCCCGGTATCCGGCTGAAAGTAGGCGCGGGCGAGTTGAGCTACGCGTAAGCCGGCGTTACGAGCCAGCAAATTCAATAGAAAGGAACGTCATGTCGAGCGCAGTCGAGACATCTCGCTAGTGTGTTGAATAGTGTAATTACTATCCCAACATCAGCACGCGAGATGTCTCGACTGCGCTCGACATGACGTTTTTAAGGTCTTGACAGTCCGTTTTAAGGTTAAGAACAGAAGTAGAAAATTCTGCCCATCCGTTAGCTGCCCGTAACGGCGCTGGCAAATTACCCGTTCAGCCTACCCAGATGTTAGCGTAGGGCTTGTTAAGAACGGTTTCGACTCTTCCGCTTCGCGGCGCATGTTTCTGCGCCAGGCGGGCCAGGCGGTGGCCACGGTTATCGTGGCCGGGCCAGCGGCTGCATCTGCTCCTTCACCTCTTGATGATGCCATGCAGTACGACGACCAGAAGAAAGTTGGCTTTGCTATAGTAGGGCTGGGCAAGTTTGCCACCCAGCAAATGATGCCCGCCTTTAAAGACTGTAAACACGCCCGCATTGCGGCTTTGGTCAGCGGCTCGCCCGACAAAGCCAAGAAGCTGGCCCGTCAGTATGGGGTAGAGGCCAAAAACATCTATAACTACGAGAACTTCGACACCATTAAGGATAACCCCGAGGTAGATGTCGTCTACATTGTGCTACCAGTAGGCCTGCACGCCGAGTACACCATTCGGGCGACCAAAGCGGGCAAGCACGTGCTGACGGAAAAGCCCATGGCTACCTCCCCGGAGGATTGTCAGAAGATGATAGATGCCTGCCAGAAAGCCGGCAAAAAGCTAATGGTGGCCTACCGGGCCCAGTACGAGCCGTTTAACCTGGATGCCATTGCCCGCATCCGTAAGGGCGAGCTGGGCAAGTTGCTGCAAATCACCGCCGACCATGGCCGTAGCGTAGACCCCACCGGCGACAAAGCCGACTCCTGGCGGGTGCAGAAAAAGCTGGCCGGCGGCGGCTCCCTCATGGACATCGGCATTTATTCCCTGAATGCCACCCGCTACCTCACCGGCGAAGAGCCGGTAGAAGTAACCGCCATCGAATCAACTGACAAAAACGACCCGCGTTTCCAGGAAGTAGAAGACCGGATTCACTTCACGCTTCGCTTTCCCAGCGGCGTGCTGGCCACCTGCACCAGCTCCTACAGCATTCAGGAAGTGAAGCGCTACCGTGTGTTCGGCGACAAAGCCTGGCTGGACCTGGACCCCGCCACCGACTATAAGGAGCACAACCTGAAGATTGGCGACAAAAACGGGGAGCGGAAACCCAACGTAGACGAAGGCAATCAATTTGCCGCTGAGCTGGACCACATGGCCGAGTGCGTGCTCAACAACACCACGCCCAAAACACCCGGCGAGGAAGGTCTGCGGGATATCAGGCTGATTCACGCCATTTATGATACCCGTACCGGTAAGCGGGTGAAGGTGTAACAAGAGGTTGCTTTGTCCCGTCTCGATCCAAAAAGCAGAGAAAATGCCAAAGTATTTCTTGCAGGAGTCATTTAACAAACTCCCTGCAACACGCTGGGGTGAATTGCTTGATAAAGCCCTTCCCAAAGCAAATTACTTAGAGCTGAATCAACTGTGGTCAAAAGCTCGATTGTCTCCTGTGCTTGCTCAAGCACAGGTTTTCCTGCCTACTAACATTCCGCGAGTTTATAAAGCCACACACCGTTTCTCGCTTACACCAGAAGTAGTGGCGTATATCAAATCGGTGCCATACAAAGATTGGCAGGGAAGTGACTTTGAAGACCCAGCTTTATATCATGATAATACCTTATTGCTGGGTACCATCAGTCATGAAGATTATGTGATATCCCCCTTGACAGAGGACGAAAGGGCGCAGCTTAATGGCCGAGACTTAGACTTTTGGTGCGAGTGGATTTTTGATTAGAACCTACTTTTTACGCAGGCCGCAATGGCCGCTTCTCCAGAATCAGCTCCGTTCGGAAGGTATTGAGCGTTTCTTCCAGGCCCACCGGGTAGGTGTGGGGGTTGAGGAAGCGGCGGATGCTGGGGTCCAGGCTTTGCACTTCACGCTGGGCGCGGGCGCGGCTTTCCGCCAGGGTAGGTAGCTCCTGCACCTGCTGCCCGCGGCGGAAAACAGGCTCCAATAGCTCCCGAAAAGCAGCATCGGGGCGCACGAGGCGGCGGCGGGTGGCATCCAGTGGATCGACGATGGTGAGCTGGTTGGGGAGGGGCTCGGCGGTGTTGTAGAGCATATCGGCGCGGGGCTGGCCTTTTTCCGACTTGTAGCGCCGCACCTGCAGAATGCCCGGGATGCTGGTTTTCACCAGCTGCTCCGAGAGCTTAATGGTGTAGTCCCAGCCCGAATCGTCGGGTTTGCGCAGGGCAGCCATTTTGTACACGCCCCCCAGGGCCGGCTGGTCGTAGGCGGTAACCAGCTGCGTGCCCACGCCCCAGGTATCGATGCGGGCGCCCTGCTGCTTGAGGCTGGTAATGAGGTTTTCTTCCAGGTCGTTGCTGGCCACAATGCGGACTTGCTGGAAGCCTGCCTCGTCCAGCAGGGCGCGAGCCTCGCGGCTGAGGTAGGCCAGGTCGCCGGAGTCCAGGCGGATGCCGCCCAGCTCGTGGCCGTTGGCGCGCATTTCGCGGGCCACGGCAATGGCGTGGCGCACGCCTTCCAGCGTATCGTAAGTGTCTACCAGAAATACCGAGTCATCCGGGAAAGCCTGGGCGTAGGCCTTAAAAGCCGTTTCCTCGTCTTCAAAAGCCATAATCCAGCTGTGGGCGTGGGTGCCCTTTACAGGAATGCTGAAGCGCTGCCCGGCCAGTACGTTGGAGGTAGCATCGGCCCCGCCCAGATAGGCGGCCCGGCTGGCGGAAAGGCCGCCGTCGAACCCCTGAGCGCGCCGCAGGCCAAACTCCAGCATCTGGTCCTCAGGGCCTATTGCTTCGCGCACGCGGGCTGCTTTGGTTGCCACCAGCGTCTGGAAATTAACCAGCGTGAGCAGGGCGGTTTCTACCAGCTGGGCCTGCAGCAAAGGGCCCTGCACCCTAATCAGGGGCTCATTGGCGAAAACCACCGTACCCTCCGCAATGGCATCCACATCACAGGTGAATTTCAGCTCGCGTAGGTATTCCAGAAACTTAGGGTCGAAGAGCGGAGTGCCTTTGCTGCCTTTCAGGCTGCGCAGGTACGTCAGGTCATCCTCGGAGAAATGGAGGTGCGAAAGCCAGTCGGCGGCGTAGGCCAGGCCTGCGCACACGGCATAGCCGCCCTCAAAGGGCGGGCGGCGAAAGTATAGGTGAAACACGGCTTCGCGGTCTTGTAGGCCCTGTTGCCAGTAGCCATAGGCCATGGTAAGCTGATAGAGGTCGGTGAGCAGACTAAGCGAGGGCGCATACAGGCCGGAAAGCGGGGCTGAATTCATGCGGGCAAGTTGGGAAGAATTGCTTCTACTACGGTGGAGCTGTCAATATGGTGCTGAAGCGGCAGTTTCTTGCTGAAACAGTATGCCGGAAGGGCCATGAACAGAATAGGTACTCCGCGTTTCAACTAAAATAATGGCCGACAGATAATATTCCCCAAAAGCTATGCAACCTTCTGCCGCGCCGCGTATACTATCTTGTAAAGTAAATTGCGGCTATATATAAACAGCATATCACCTGATAGTTATCATGTATTATCAGCCTTGTAATATAAAAAATATAAAATTATATATATAATTCGTTATATTTAAAATATTGAATTGGTGGTGGGAGAACAAAACCCAGCACAGTAGCAGATTCTCTTGCCGATACCTCAGACCGAGGGTGCGACTATAGGCAGGGGAAACGAGCAGGAAGAGGGGATGGAGTAGCGTAGAGGGGAGTAAAATTTGAGAAGGCTATGGAAGAGGTTTTGCAGGTGTCGCACACCTCGGTAAGCCAGCTAGTGCAGCGTTACCGGACTCATGCAGCCGGGGGTAGCTCGTTTGATAAAGAGCTGCTGTTGCAGCATAATCCGCTGCTAGAGAAGATTTTTGTCATGGTAGACTGCGGCGTGGCTATTTTCGATGCCAGTCAGGCCAGCTACGTCTATATCAGCGACATGGTGGAACGGGCCCTGGGCTACAAAGCCGAGCGGTTTCTGACCGGGGGCCTGGATTTCACCTTCACCATTGTGCACCCCGACGACTTGCCGGGCTTGGTGCGTTTTCTGGAGCTGGAGCTGGATTATCTGGATGCCATGCCCGAGCGGCAGCACCGTCTAAACTACCGCTCCAGCTACGATTACCGCCTGCGGTGCCTCAATGGCAACTACATGCGCGTATTGCAGCGCAATGCCATTCTGGATCTGGATGAGGAAGGTAATGCCTGCCGGATGCTGCTGATTATCAGCAATGTGTCGCACCTGAAAAAGAACGATAACATGATGATTAACATCGTCCGAGACCAGCACACCGATCTGCTTTATACTTACAATACCGAAAGCCACACGCTCAGCACCGATAACTTCCTCAGCAAGCGGGAGCTGGAGATTCTGCGCCTGCTGGGCCGGGACTTCACCAGTAAGGACATTGCCGATCAGCTCTTTATCAGTGTGCATACGGTGGAAACCCACCGGCGCAACATGCTGGAAAAGACCAACATCAAAGACACATCCAAGCTGGTAAGCTTTGCCGAAGCGGCCGGCTTGATTTAAGATCCGCTTTACCCGCTTTACCCGCTTTACCCGCTTGCGGCCACCGGCCCCGGCCTTCCTGAGAGGGAGCCCGGGGCCGGTGTTTTTTGTGACCGATGGTGGAGAAGGGCGCTTTCATTTCCGAACACCCTGTCCATTTTTGGACATAATTTGGGATAGGGATAATCTAATATTTGTATTCAAAATATTGATAAACAATGCCTTATAAAAATGGCACGGGCATTGGCTATACCTGCAGGAACCTTTACCCTTCCTGCACGAAAATGGACAGAGCAATTTCTACCGCCATTCAAACCCGCCGCCAGCGTCGTCGTTGGCTGATTGTTTTTCTGGTGGTGGCCGTAGCAATAGGCGGCCTGCTAGCTTTCCGCACGGTGCTGCGGCCCAGCGTGAAAAGCACCGATATTCTCACCGCCACCGCGGAAACCGGCGACGTAGAAGCCTCCCTCACAGCCTCGGGCCTCATTATTCCCGGCCACGAGGCCGTCATTACCAGCCCTATTCAAAGCACCATCCGGCGGGTGGCCCTACAGGTAGGGGAGAAGGTAAAGCCCGGGCAAACCATTCTGGAGCTGGATAAAGATCTGACCACCAGTAGTCTGGCCAAGCTGCAGGACGAGCAGCAGCAGAACCGCAATAAAAACTCCCAGCTGCAGCTCAAGCTGGAGCACGGCCTCAACGATTTGCAGTCTCAGGAGCAGGTGCAGCAGGTAAAAGTGCGCAGCCTGCAGTCGGCGCTGCACGATGAGCAGTACCTGCTCAAAATAGGCGGCGGCACTACCGAGAGTGTGCGCCAGGCCGAGCTGAGCCTGAAAGTGGCCCAACTGGAGCTGCAGCGCCTGCGCGAGCAGATCCGCAACCAGCGCCTGAGCAACGCCGCCGACGTGCGCGAGCTGGGCTACACCATGCAGATGCAGGACCGCAGCATTTCCGACCTGGCCGGCAAGCTGGCCCAAGCCAACATCAGCAGCCAGCAGCCCGGCGTGGTTACCTGGGTAAACGATGAGCTGGGCACCACCGTGAACCAGGGCGACCCCCTGGCCCGCGTAGCCGACCTGACCAGCTTCCGGGTGAAAGCCTCCATTTCCGATTCCTACGCCGATGCCCTGCATGTGGGTGCGCCGGTGGTGGTGCGCCTAAACGGCACTGACCTGCGCGGCACCATCAGCACGGTAAGCCCGGCCGTGGATAAGGGCGTGGTGAACTTCTATGCTACGCTGGAGGAAAACCACCACCCGGCGCTGCGCTCCAATCTGCGCGCCGATGTGTACGTGGTAACCAAAGCGCACAACCACGTGACGCGCGTAAAAAACGGCCCCTTCTACCAGGGCGGGCAGGAGCAGAAAGTATTTGTAGTGAAGGGCGACAAAGCCGAGCAGCGCACCGTGCGCTTCGGCGACAGCAACTTCGACTACGTGCAGGTGCTCAGCGGCCTGCAGCCCGGCGACGAGATTATCATCTCGGACATGAAGGAGTACGATACCACGCCTCTCCTGACGATTAAAGACTAACTCCGCGCCTTTCCTGAGCTATGAAACGTTTTCTATTTGTCGCTTTGCTGTTGGTGCCCGGGCTGCGCCTGACTGCCCAGGCCCCCCCCGCGCCGCTCACCCTGGAGCAGGTAATTGCCCAGGCACTGGCGCAGTCATCGGTAGCCAGGCAGGCGCAGACCAACCGCGAAACCAGCTATTGGCAGTGGCGCACCTATCGCGCCAACTACCGCCCCCAGCTGGCCCTGCAGGGTGCCATTCCGGACTTCAGCCGCCAGATAGCCCCGGTAGTGCAGCCCGATGGCACCACCGCCTTCCGGGCCGTGCGCTTCAACAACTCCAACCTGGCGGCCACCCTCACCCAGAATATTGGCTTCACCGGCGGGCAGATTATGATTGCCTCCGAGATGCAGCGCTTCGATAATTTTAACACCAGCCAGCGCAGCTATAGCAACCGGCCCATTGGCATTGGCCTCACGCAGCCCCTGGGCGCATACAACTCCCTGCGCTGGGCCCGGCAAATTGAGCCTTTGCGCTACCAGGAGTCGCAGCGGCAGTACGTGGAGGAGCGCGAGAACATTGCCCAGCGCATTACGGAGCTGTATTTCGATGTGCTTCTGCAGCAGGTGAATGCCTCAGTAGCCCGGCAGAACGTGCAAGCCAACGAAGATCTGTTCCGGATAGGGCAGGAGCGCTACAAGCTGGGCCGCCTCTCGCAGAGCGACCTGCTGCTGCTGGAGCTCAACCTGCTGAATTCCCGCCGGGCCCTGGGGCAGGCCCTGCTGGAGGCCCAGAGCGCCGCCATTGACCTGCAGAGCTACACCGGCCTGAGCGCCGAGGCGCTGCAGCTGGCTATTCCTACCGCCGCGCCGCGCTTCCCGGTGCCCACAGATCAGGCGCTGGCGCAGGCCCGCCAGAACCGGCGCGAGTCGCTGGTGTTCCGGCGGCGTTTGCTGCAGGCCGAGAGTGAGGTGGCACGCGCCAAAGGCACTACCGGCTTTCAGGCCAGTCTGGTGGCCAACCTGGGCTACATGAACCAGGCTGAAACGTTCTGGTCGAGCTAC carries:
- a CDS encoding AIR synthase-related protein; its protein translation is MSTSSQKPAGYDIDLGNECSRNAYAWSKKTFANRAGKPGEAAQDLEGGFANEIRFGNARLGISSDGIGTKIEVAERVGKFDTLGYDLVAMTADDLIVGGFVPTNLSNIIDVNTLDYEVIDEMMRGLHDACNFAEMAITGGEIAELGNRIGGWPGAKMNFNWCSTAIGSLHPSLERPLSGAGVKAGQAVVALRSPSFRSNGFSLARRTLQNLFGDNWHSAPYDGLDATPHGSAGHTWGEVLLAPSLIYSPGVARVLDAGLPLYAAAHITGGGIADNFKRVLKNGVGAELTNIFEPLPAMQKLTELAGITPADAYLYWNMGNGMLLVTDEAQAETIAAQLRADGYDAQVAGRITAEPGIRLKVGAGELSYA
- a CDS encoding Gfo/Idh/MocA family protein produces the protein MFLRQAGQAVATVIVAGPAAASAPSPLDDAMQYDDQKKVGFAIVGLGKFATQQMMPAFKDCKHARIAALVSGSPDKAKKLARQYGVEAKNIYNYENFDTIKDNPEVDVVYIVLPVGLHAEYTIRATKAGKHVLTEKPMATSPEDCQKMIDACQKAGKKLMVAYRAQYEPFNLDAIARIRKGELGKLLQITADHGRSVDPTGDKADSWRVQKKLAGGGSLMDIGIYSLNATRYLTGEEPVEVTAIESTDKNDPRFQEVEDRIHFTLRFPSGVLATCTSSYSIQEVKRYRVFGDKAWLDLDPATDYKEHNLKIGDKNGERKPNVDEGNQFAAELDHMAECVLNNTTPKTPGEEGLRDIRLIHAIYDTRTGKRVKV
- a CDS encoding nicotinate phosphoribosyltransferase produces the protein MNSAPLSGLYAPSLSLLTDLYQLTMAYGYWQQGLQDREAVFHLYFRRPPFEGGYAVCAGLAYAADWLSHLHFSEDDLTYLRSLKGSKGTPLFDPKFLEYLRELKFTCDVDAIAEGTVVFANEPLIRVQGPLLQAQLVETALLTLVNFQTLVATKAARVREAIGPEDQMLEFGLRRAQGFDGGLSASRAAYLGGADATSNVLAGQRFSIPVKGTHAHSWIMAFEDEETAFKAYAQAFPDDSVFLVDTYDTLEGVRHAIAVAREMRANGHELGGIRLDSGDLAYLSREARALLDEAGFQQVRIVASNDLEENLITSLKQQGARIDTWGVGTQLVTAYDQPALGGVYKMAALRKPDDSGWDYTIKLSEQLVKTSIPGILQVRRYKSEKGQPRADMLYNTAEPLPNQLTIVDPLDATRRRLVRPDAAFRELLEPVFRRGQQVQELPTLAESRARAQREVQSLDPSIRRFLNPHTYPVGLEETLNTFRTELILEKRPLRPA
- a CDS encoding LuxR C-terminal-related transcriptional regulator, which encodes MEEVLQVSHTSVSQLVQRYRTHAAGGSSFDKELLLQHNPLLEKIFVMVDCGVAIFDASQASYVYISDMVERALGYKAERFLTGGLDFTFTIVHPDDLPGLVRFLELELDYLDAMPERQHRLNYRSSYDYRLRCLNGNYMRVLQRNAILDLDEEGNACRMLLIISNVSHLKKNDNMMINIVRDQHTDLLYTYNTESHTLSTDNFLSKRELEILRLLGRDFTSKDIADQLFISVHTVETHRRNMLEKTNIKDTSKLVSFAEAAGLI
- a CDS encoding efflux RND transporter periplasmic adaptor subunit is translated as MDRAISTAIQTRRQRRRWLIVFLVVAVAIGGLLAFRTVLRPSVKSTDILTATAETGDVEASLTASGLIIPGHEAVITSPIQSTIRRVALQVGEKVKPGQTILELDKDLTTSSLAKLQDEQQQNRNKNSQLQLKLEHGLNDLQSQEQVQQVKVRSLQSALHDEQYLLKIGGGTTESVRQAELSLKVAQLELQRLREQIRNQRLSNAADVRELGYTMQMQDRSISDLAGKLAQANISSQQPGVVTWVNDELGTTVNQGDPLARVADLTSFRVKASISDSYADALHVGAPVVVRLNGTDLRGTISTVSPAVDKGVVNFYATLEENHHPALRSNLRADVYVVTKAHNHVTRVKNGPFYQGGQEQKVFVVKGDKAEQRTVRFGDSNFDYVQVLSGLQPGDEIIISDMKEYDTTPLLTIKD
- a CDS encoding TolC family protein → MKRFLFVALLLVPGLRLTAQAPPAPLTLEQVIAQALAQSSVARQAQTNRETSYWQWRTYRANYRPQLALQGAIPDFSRQIAPVVQPDGTTAFRAVRFNNSNLAATLTQNIGFTGGQIMIASEMQRFDNFNTSQRSYSNRPIGIGLTQPLGAYNSLRWARQIEPLRYQESQRQYVEERENIAQRITELYFDVLLQQVNASVARQNVQANEDLFRIGQERYKLGRLSQSDLLLLELNLLNSRRALGQALLEAQSAAIDLQSYTGLSAEALQLAIPTAAPRFPVPTDQALAQARQNRRESLVFRRRLLQAESEVARAKGTTGFQASLVANLGYMNQAETFWSSYNNPQDQQQVRLAFSVPILDWGRQKSIVKTAELNRQQVQQTVAQEQQTFEQSVLTQAAQLSSLNEQLDLAARADTLAQRRYDIARATYQVGRISLTDLNIALNEKDQAKRSYIAALRASWVAHYRLRALTLYDFERQEPLVAKQ